The following proteins come from a genomic window of Euwallacea fornicatus isolate EFF26 chromosome 9, ASM4011564v1, whole genome shotgun sequence:
- the row gene encoding uncharacterized protein row isoform X4, translating to MTKRASCAIPQCPNSSEKTAGPNVTYHKLPSKEKMRRRWLRAIECAYPQFTVDAALPTPRLCSDHFEDGDLLYKNGKVILSPDVIPSVFAPNIVPKKEKIDVKPRHHARRAASKEALKQMQMLLEDDDDVAEVPDDDDEDEPLAQAVAPAPKKKYKLTHRKSADGNDREVLVLKTIPTPNITNHNVENNLELECWIEELEPCQKERNQRLQDEQKAVQDKLDELLKECKGEVVFKGDLTTVIEVEEHVQKTIQAVQASQNQPPIVLNSSVATPAYHLVVDCRQLGTASKQPKIQVATNLQAQSSPACSPTPAGRGRPPKLKKLTVVAPPATPTTTPVVTRSILASQGAKQVLKRAVPLPVITGPPATRSRGNATGSPNARPTENNVEGGLSAGTTLKPKAIVDLTSDDGRPLPDSREVSFNKLQGKTFPSLVVVARPHLRVVNVNADRTKLDSKVKGVLMYPPTKFTEWLIQQGLVKSEQKCSVHFSNQLKLGMYSDVTKFPYSGGYVWISECCPQRFVSVFSGSLFEGSPHQPLVILKLLYHWICQTNIQNVTQWVKVDNLYVKGMYTWLRSICSVALQTHLRQLGGPQTKVEVGVISLGTTSQDGNSRQVKVEVLGVLETTSKLVRLRAIEPQTEGERNYKKRFSKILEPLEGWVHSDSTIVTDLTVDKATLMQMGFANVIQTTSVDVNNSNRTIMEYLRRIVPRMFQNTLSLLSRQIIQQFLDELVWREWFGTTSMEAFDNLISHLAEQTRHESAQNLVVRLNKVALNPFKNWAITPSGGTPAPPNGVSLTINQQSKTLETYGKKRKRKENEAPTKITSPSQQEMNRPPKSTSPDVPEQMVPLESYYYGTIDHYPPKTNVKLNLKCPICKEIYNNNIVLMGHLFKHAHNVSKDLQMCKYCLTSVATANDLLKHIASAHPSETKHENGFICLICEAQYMNPFVLGKHMSKEHCPSELPYQCGTCGYRCSNHKQAIDHFYKQHNNGPTIQCPFCLKSTTVFSSSRNIAQNMHFFIQHLQKHQRKQLAKRCGKCNSWFIQKDLLKDHLIKMHTSQRGKTGLVPWVAPRNGVMVPKSKMDKYPCDAEGINFATLFYNVGKGLKCKECDGLMDNPKHFPSFESCQNPNCQYSTCCSSAMQEHNAKCSKNASLTLPEEKLPYEMFCICGFSSQDGNQMARHLATCEKKSAYSSLQEAKNASVTHSMLDVLGLVRKHEEGDKKSKKLPIEDQEPESAAKKFKDVEKSEDVIELIDEDTKPIEVAVGNETEDIKVDEANEKSIKSPETAFADTENEDVPKNDEEQEETPTLRATEEELAATSDHEKDNKSLITNENIEESQALINEEAAPCKNEEHTSLNIDEALLVAEEPLKTENNIAMEVVEEIGTDAVSTLSDKDSMEIAKSPLLTDGPGAPSESELGADKMECDSGAEKMCEDTIAS from the exons ATGACTAAAAGGGCTTCCTGTGCTATACCACAATGCCCCAATTCCTCGGAAAAGACTGCAGGCCCCAATGTCACTTATCACAAACTCCCCTCAAAGGAGAAAATGAGGAGACGATGGCTTAGAGCTATTGAATGTGCTTATC CTCAATTTACTGTGGATGCTGCATTGCCCACTCCAAGACTGTGTAGTGACCATTTTGAGGATGGAGATTTGCTTTATAAGAATGGGAAAGTGATCTTGTCCCCTGATGTGATTCCTTCAGTCTTTGCA CCGAATATTGTtccgaaaaaggaaaaaattgatgttAAACCCCGACATCATGCTCGGAGGGCTGCCAGCAAAGAAGCCTTGAAACAGATGCAAATGTTGCTtgaagatgatgatgatgtTGCTGAGGTAcctgatgatgatgat GAGGATGAGCCGCTTGCACAGGCAGTGGCGCCCGCCCCTAAAAAGAAATACAAATTGACTCATCGCAAATCTGCTGATGGTAATG ATCGAGAAGTTTtggttttaaaaacaattcccACCCCCAATATCACCAACCATAATGTGGAGAATAATCTGGAGCTAGAGTGTTGGATAGAGGAGTTGGAACCATGTCAGAAAGAGAGGAATCAGAGATTGCAGGATGAGCAAAAAGCTGTGCAAGATAAACTTGATGAACTGCTAAAAGAGTGTAAGGGGGAGGTTGTTTTTAAAGGCGATTTGACTACTGTTATTGAGGTAGAAGAGCATGTGCAAAAAACGATTCAAG CCGTTCAAGCCTCGCAAAACCAGCCCCCAATAGTGTTAAACAGCAGTGTTGCCACTCCGGCCTATCATTTAGTAGTAGATTGCAGGCAGCTGGGAACTGCTAGCAAACAACCGAAAATTCAG GTGGCGACGAATTTACAGGCTCAGAGCAGTCCTGCCTGCAGTCCTACACCTGCCGGCAGAGGCCGACCACCTAAATTGAAGAAACTCACTGTGGTGGCGCCACCGGCGACCCCTACAACCACTCCTGTGGTTACCAGATCAATTCTGGCTAGTCAAGGGGCGAAACAGGTGTTAAAGAGGGCAGTACCCTTGCCTGTTATTACAGGACCTCCTGCAACTCGATCAAGAGGAAAC gcCACTGGATCTCCTAATGCTCGTCCTACTGAAAACAACGTAGAAGGAGGTTTATCGGCCGGAACCACCCTAAAACCAAAAGCAATAGTGGATTTAACTTCGGACGATGGCCGACCTTTACCAGACAGTCGCGaagtttccttcaataaattacaaggaaaaacatttccttctttagtgGTTGTGGCCAGGCCGCACTTGCGCGTTGTGAACGTTAATGCTGACCGGACGAAACTGGACAGCAAAGTCAAGGGGGTGTTGATGTACCCACCGACGAAGTTTACTGAATG GTTAATTCAGCAGGGCTTGGTGAAATCCGAGCAAAAATGTTCAGTTCACTTTTCCAATCAGCTGAAACTGGGTATGTATAGTGACGTCACGAAATTCCCTTATTCCGGGGGCTACGTCTGGATTTCCGAGTGTTGTCCCCAAAGATTCGTGTCTGTGTTTAGTGGCTCTCTTTTTGAGGGCTCCCCACATCAGCCTCTGGTCATCCTCAAGCTGCTCTACCACTGGATTTGCCAGACAAACATTCAGAACGTCACGCAATGG GTGAAAGTGGACAATTTGTACGTAAAGGGCATGTATACGTGGTTGCGGTCGATCTGCAGCGTGGCGCTGCAGACGCATTTGCGGCAATTAGGAGGACCACAGACTAAAGTAGAGGTGGGGGTAATTTCTCTAGGAACTACGTCACAGGACGGAAATTCCCGGCAAGTTAAAGTGGAAGTTTTGGGCGTGTTGGAGACGACTTCGAAACTGGTCAGGTTGAGGGCTATCGAACCGCAAACAGAGGGCGaaagaaactataaaaaacGATTCTCAAAAATTCTGGAGCCTCTGGAAGGGTGGGTGCACTCCGACAGTACTATCGTGACAGATTTGACGGTGGATAAAGCTACGTTAATGCAAATGGGTTTCGCCAATGTTATTCAGACAACATCAGTGGATGTGAACAATTCTAATCGCACCATTATGGAATATTTAAGGAGAATTGTACCTAGAATGTTCCAGAATACGCTGTCATTGTTGTCAAg ACAAATTATCCAGCAATTTCTTGATGAATTAGTGTGGCGTGAATGGTTCGGCACGACATCAATGGAGGCGTTCGATAATTTGATTTCGCATCTTGCCGAACAAACGCGTCATGAATCGGCTCAGAATTTGGTGGTGCGTTTGAACAAGGTGGCATTAAATCCCTTCAAAAACTGGGCCATTACTCCGTCTGGAGGTACTCCTGCGCCTCCTAACGGAGTCTCATTGACTATCAATCAACAGAGTAAAACCCTGGAGACTTAcggaaaaaaaaggaaacg gaAGGAAAATGAGGCCCCGACCAAAATCACCTCCCCATCTCAACAAGAGATGAATAGACCACCTAAATCCACATCTCCAGATGTGCCCGAACAGATGGTGCCGTTGGAAAGCTACTACTACGGCACCATAGATCATTACCCTCCAAAAACCAACGTAAAACTCAACTTAAAGTGCCCAATATGTAAAGAGATTTATAACAACAATATCGTCTTAATGGGACACCTGTTCAAGCATGCGCATAATGTGTCTAAGGATTTGCAAATGTGCAAATATTGCCTGACTAGCGTAGCTACTGCAAATGACCTTTTGAAGCACATTG CTTCAGCGCATCCTTCAGAGACCAAACACGAGAACGGCTTTATTTGCCTGATCTGCGAAGCTCAGTACATGAATCCCTTCGTTTTGGGCAAGCACATGTCCAAGGAGCACTGCCCTTCAGAGCTGCCTTATCAGTGCGGCACGTGCGGCTACAG gtGTTCGAACCACAAACAAGCCATTGATCATTTTTACAAGCAGCATAACAACGGCCCAACAATTCAGTGCCCTTTCTGTCTCAAGTCGACCACAGTGTTCTCGTCGTCGAGGAATATTGCGCAAAACATGCACTTTTTCATTCAACATTTGCAGAAACATCAGAGAAAACAGTTGGCCaagag ATGCGGAAAATGCAATTCTTGGTTTATCCAAAAGGACCTGCTAAAGGATCATTTGATCAAGATGCATACGTCTCAACGTGGCAAAACCGGGTTGGTACCGTGGGTCGCGCCCCGTAACGGAGTGATGGTGCCCAAATCCAAGATGGATAAATACCCGTGTGATGCAGAGGGCATCAATTTCGCCACTTTGTTCTACAACGTGGGAAAAGGGCTTAAGTGCAAGGAGTGTGATGGTTTAATGGACAATCCCAAGCATTTCCC ATCATTTGAGAGCTGCCAGAATCCTAATTGTCAGTACTCTACATGCTGCTCGAGTGCAATGCAAGAGCATAACGCAAAATGTAGCAAAAATGCTTCATTAACTTTGCCAGAGGAGAAATTACCTTATGAGATGTTCTGCATTTGCGGCTTTAGCAGTCAAGATG GTAATCAAATGGCAAGACACTTGGCCACGTGCGAAAAAAAGTCGGCTTACTCCTCCTTACAGGAGGCAAAAAACGCTTCAGTCACCCACAGCATGTTGGACGTACTCGGTTTGGTTCGCAAGCACGAAGAGGGCgacaaaaaatccaaaaagctACCCATAGAGGATCAAGAACCGGAAAGTGCGGCCAAAAAGTTCAAAGATGTGGAAAAAAGTGAGGATGTGATTGAGCTTATTGATGAGGACACGAAACCAATTGAGGTGGCTGTGGGTAACGAAACTGAGGATATAAAAGTTGATGAGGCCAATGAGAAATCTATCAAAAGCCCTGAAACTGCATTTGCGGATACTGAAAATGAGGATGTCCCCAAAAACGATGAAGAACAGGAGGAAACACCCACTTTGAGGGCCACTGAAGAAGAATTGGCTGCAACTTCAGACCATGAAAAagacaacaaatcattaataaCTAACGAGAATATTGAGGAATCGCAAGCATTAATAAATGAAGAGGCTGCGCCTTGTAAAAACGAAGAACATACATCATTAAACATTGACGAAGCACTTTTAGTCGCTGAAGAACccttaaaaactgaaaataacataGCTATGGAAGTAGTAGAAGAAATAGGTACTGATGCAGTTTCAACGTTGTCCGATAAAGACTCGATGGAGATAGCCAAATCCCCATTGTTGACAGATGGACCTGGCGCCCCATCCGAGTCTGAACTAGGGGCTGATAAGATGGAGTGTGACTCAGGGGCCGAGAAAATGTGTGAGGACACTATTGCAAGCTGA
- the row gene encoding uncharacterized protein row isoform X1 produces the protein MTKRASCAIPQCPNSSEKTAGPNVTYHKLPSKEKMRRRWLRAIECAYPQFTVDAALPTPRLCSDHFEDGDLLYKNGKVILSPDVIPSVFAPNIVPKKEKIDVKPRHHARRAASKEALKQMQMLLEDDDDVAEVPDDDDYVYAGDVKEEDEPLAQAVAPAPKKKYKLTHRKSADGNDREVLVLKTIPTPNITNHNVENNLELECWIEELEPCQKERNQRLQDEQKAVQDKLDELLKECKGEVVFKGDLTTVIEVEEHVQKTIQAVQASQNQPPIVLNSSVATPAYHLVVDCRQLGTASKQPKIQVATNLQAQSSPACSPTPAGRGRPPKLKKLTVVAPPATPTTTPVVTRSILASQGAKQVLKRAVPLPVITGPPATRSRGNATGSPNARPTENNVEGGLSAGTTLKPKAIVDLTSDDGRPLPDSREVSFNKLQGKTFPSLVVVARPHLRVVNVNADRTKLDSKVKGVLMYPPTKFTEWLIQQGLVKSEQKCSVHFSNQLKLGMYSDVTKFPYSGGYVWISECCPQRFVSVFSGSLFEGSPHQPLVILKLLYHWICQTNIQNVTQWVKVDNLYVKGMYTWLRSICSVALQTHLRQLGGPQTKVEVGVISLGTTSQDGNSRQVKVEVLGVLETTSKLVRLRAIEPQTEGERNYKKRFSKILEPLEGWVHSDSTIVTDLTVDKATLMQMGFANVIQTTSVDVNNSNRTIMEYLRRIVPRMFQNTLSLLSRQIIQQFLDELVWREWFGTTSMEAFDNLISHLAEQTRHESAQNLVVRLNKVALNPFKNWAITPSGGTPAPPNGVSLTINQQSKTLETYGKKRKRKENEAPTKITSPSQQEMNRPPKSTSPDVPEQMVPLESYYYGTIDHYPPKTNVKLNLKCPICKEIYNNNIVLMGHLFKHAHNVSKDLQMCKYCLTSVATANDLLKHIASAHPSETKHENGFICLICEAQYMNPFVLGKHMSKEHCPSELPYQCGTCGYRCSNHKQAIDHFYKQHNNGPTIQCPFCLKSTTVFSSSRNIAQNMHFFIQHLQKHQRKQLAKRCGKCNSWFIQKDLLKDHLIKMHTSQRGKTGLVPWVAPRNGVMVPKSKMDKYPCDAEGINFATLFYNVGKGLKCKECDGLMDNPKHFPSFESCQNPNCQYSTCCSSAMQEHNAKCSKNASLTLPEEKLPYEMFCICGFSSQDGNQMARHLATCEKKSAYSSLQEAKNASVTHSMLDVLGLVRKHEEGDKKSKKLPIEDQEPESAAKKFKDVEKSEDVIELIDEDTKPIEVAVGNETEDIKVDEANEKSIKSPETAFADTENEDVPKNDEEQEETPTLRATEEELAATSDHEKDNKSLITNENIEESQALINEEAAPCKNEEHTSLNIDEALLVAEEPLKTENNIAMEVVEEIGTDAVSTLSDKDSMEIAKSPLLTDGPGAPSESELGADKMECDSGAEKMCEDTIAS, from the exons ATGACTAAAAGGGCTTCCTGTGCTATACCACAATGCCCCAATTCCTCGGAAAAGACTGCAGGCCCCAATGTCACTTATCACAAACTCCCCTCAAAGGAGAAAATGAGGAGACGATGGCTTAGAGCTATTGAATGTGCTTATC CTCAATTTACTGTGGATGCTGCATTGCCCACTCCAAGACTGTGTAGTGACCATTTTGAGGATGGAGATTTGCTTTATAAGAATGGGAAAGTGATCTTGTCCCCTGATGTGATTCCTTCAGTCTTTGCA CCGAATATTGTtccgaaaaaggaaaaaattgatgttAAACCCCGACATCATGCTCGGAGGGCTGCCAGCAAAGAAGCCTTGAAACAGATGCAAATGTTGCTtgaagatgatgatgatgtTGCTGAGGTAcctgatgatgatgat TATGTCTATGCTGGGGATGTTAAAGAG GAGGATGAGCCGCTTGCACAGGCAGTGGCGCCCGCCCCTAAAAAGAAATACAAATTGACTCATCGCAAATCTGCTGATGGTAATG ATCGAGAAGTTTtggttttaaaaacaattcccACCCCCAATATCACCAACCATAATGTGGAGAATAATCTGGAGCTAGAGTGTTGGATAGAGGAGTTGGAACCATGTCAGAAAGAGAGGAATCAGAGATTGCAGGATGAGCAAAAAGCTGTGCAAGATAAACTTGATGAACTGCTAAAAGAGTGTAAGGGGGAGGTTGTTTTTAAAGGCGATTTGACTACTGTTATTGAGGTAGAAGAGCATGTGCAAAAAACGATTCAAG CCGTTCAAGCCTCGCAAAACCAGCCCCCAATAGTGTTAAACAGCAGTGTTGCCACTCCGGCCTATCATTTAGTAGTAGATTGCAGGCAGCTGGGAACTGCTAGCAAACAACCGAAAATTCAG GTGGCGACGAATTTACAGGCTCAGAGCAGTCCTGCCTGCAGTCCTACACCTGCCGGCAGAGGCCGACCACCTAAATTGAAGAAACTCACTGTGGTGGCGCCACCGGCGACCCCTACAACCACTCCTGTGGTTACCAGATCAATTCTGGCTAGTCAAGGGGCGAAACAGGTGTTAAAGAGGGCAGTACCCTTGCCTGTTATTACAGGACCTCCTGCAACTCGATCAAGAGGAAAC gcCACTGGATCTCCTAATGCTCGTCCTACTGAAAACAACGTAGAAGGAGGTTTATCGGCCGGAACCACCCTAAAACCAAAAGCAATAGTGGATTTAACTTCGGACGATGGCCGACCTTTACCAGACAGTCGCGaagtttccttcaataaattacaaggaaaaacatttccttctttagtgGTTGTGGCCAGGCCGCACTTGCGCGTTGTGAACGTTAATGCTGACCGGACGAAACTGGACAGCAAAGTCAAGGGGGTGTTGATGTACCCACCGACGAAGTTTACTGAATG GTTAATTCAGCAGGGCTTGGTGAAATCCGAGCAAAAATGTTCAGTTCACTTTTCCAATCAGCTGAAACTGGGTATGTATAGTGACGTCACGAAATTCCCTTATTCCGGGGGCTACGTCTGGATTTCCGAGTGTTGTCCCCAAAGATTCGTGTCTGTGTTTAGTGGCTCTCTTTTTGAGGGCTCCCCACATCAGCCTCTGGTCATCCTCAAGCTGCTCTACCACTGGATTTGCCAGACAAACATTCAGAACGTCACGCAATGG GTGAAAGTGGACAATTTGTACGTAAAGGGCATGTATACGTGGTTGCGGTCGATCTGCAGCGTGGCGCTGCAGACGCATTTGCGGCAATTAGGAGGACCACAGACTAAAGTAGAGGTGGGGGTAATTTCTCTAGGAACTACGTCACAGGACGGAAATTCCCGGCAAGTTAAAGTGGAAGTTTTGGGCGTGTTGGAGACGACTTCGAAACTGGTCAGGTTGAGGGCTATCGAACCGCAAACAGAGGGCGaaagaaactataaaaaacGATTCTCAAAAATTCTGGAGCCTCTGGAAGGGTGGGTGCACTCCGACAGTACTATCGTGACAGATTTGACGGTGGATAAAGCTACGTTAATGCAAATGGGTTTCGCCAATGTTATTCAGACAACATCAGTGGATGTGAACAATTCTAATCGCACCATTATGGAATATTTAAGGAGAATTGTACCTAGAATGTTCCAGAATACGCTGTCATTGTTGTCAAg ACAAATTATCCAGCAATTTCTTGATGAATTAGTGTGGCGTGAATGGTTCGGCACGACATCAATGGAGGCGTTCGATAATTTGATTTCGCATCTTGCCGAACAAACGCGTCATGAATCGGCTCAGAATTTGGTGGTGCGTTTGAACAAGGTGGCATTAAATCCCTTCAAAAACTGGGCCATTACTCCGTCTGGAGGTACTCCTGCGCCTCCTAACGGAGTCTCATTGACTATCAATCAACAGAGTAAAACCCTGGAGACTTAcggaaaaaaaaggaaacg gaAGGAAAATGAGGCCCCGACCAAAATCACCTCCCCATCTCAACAAGAGATGAATAGACCACCTAAATCCACATCTCCAGATGTGCCCGAACAGATGGTGCCGTTGGAAAGCTACTACTACGGCACCATAGATCATTACCCTCCAAAAACCAACGTAAAACTCAACTTAAAGTGCCCAATATGTAAAGAGATTTATAACAACAATATCGTCTTAATGGGACACCTGTTCAAGCATGCGCATAATGTGTCTAAGGATTTGCAAATGTGCAAATATTGCCTGACTAGCGTAGCTACTGCAAATGACCTTTTGAAGCACATTG CTTCAGCGCATCCTTCAGAGACCAAACACGAGAACGGCTTTATTTGCCTGATCTGCGAAGCTCAGTACATGAATCCCTTCGTTTTGGGCAAGCACATGTCCAAGGAGCACTGCCCTTCAGAGCTGCCTTATCAGTGCGGCACGTGCGGCTACAG gtGTTCGAACCACAAACAAGCCATTGATCATTTTTACAAGCAGCATAACAACGGCCCAACAATTCAGTGCCCTTTCTGTCTCAAGTCGACCACAGTGTTCTCGTCGTCGAGGAATATTGCGCAAAACATGCACTTTTTCATTCAACATTTGCAGAAACATCAGAGAAAACAGTTGGCCaagag ATGCGGAAAATGCAATTCTTGGTTTATCCAAAAGGACCTGCTAAAGGATCATTTGATCAAGATGCATACGTCTCAACGTGGCAAAACCGGGTTGGTACCGTGGGTCGCGCCCCGTAACGGAGTGATGGTGCCCAAATCCAAGATGGATAAATACCCGTGTGATGCAGAGGGCATCAATTTCGCCACTTTGTTCTACAACGTGGGAAAAGGGCTTAAGTGCAAGGAGTGTGATGGTTTAATGGACAATCCCAAGCATTTCCC ATCATTTGAGAGCTGCCAGAATCCTAATTGTCAGTACTCTACATGCTGCTCGAGTGCAATGCAAGAGCATAACGCAAAATGTAGCAAAAATGCTTCATTAACTTTGCCAGAGGAGAAATTACCTTATGAGATGTTCTGCATTTGCGGCTTTAGCAGTCAAGATG GTAATCAAATGGCAAGACACTTGGCCACGTGCGAAAAAAAGTCGGCTTACTCCTCCTTACAGGAGGCAAAAAACGCTTCAGTCACCCACAGCATGTTGGACGTACTCGGTTTGGTTCGCAAGCACGAAGAGGGCgacaaaaaatccaaaaagctACCCATAGAGGATCAAGAACCGGAAAGTGCGGCCAAAAAGTTCAAAGATGTGGAAAAAAGTGAGGATGTGATTGAGCTTATTGATGAGGACACGAAACCAATTGAGGTGGCTGTGGGTAACGAAACTGAGGATATAAAAGTTGATGAGGCCAATGAGAAATCTATCAAAAGCCCTGAAACTGCATTTGCGGATACTGAAAATGAGGATGTCCCCAAAAACGATGAAGAACAGGAGGAAACACCCACTTTGAGGGCCACTGAAGAAGAATTGGCTGCAACTTCAGACCATGAAAAagacaacaaatcattaataaCTAACGAGAATATTGAGGAATCGCAAGCATTAATAAATGAAGAGGCTGCGCCTTGTAAAAACGAAGAACATACATCATTAAACATTGACGAAGCACTTTTAGTCGCTGAAGAACccttaaaaactgaaaataacataGCTATGGAAGTAGTAGAAGAAATAGGTACTGATGCAGTTTCAACGTTGTCCGATAAAGACTCGATGGAGATAGCCAAATCCCCATTGTTGACAGATGGACCTGGCGCCCCATCCGAGTCTGAACTAGGGGCTGATAAGATGGAGTGTGACTCAGGGGCCGAGAAAATGTGTGAGGACACTATTGCAAGCTGA